Proteins found in one Lonchura striata isolate bLonStr1 chromosome 27, bLonStr1.mat, whole genome shotgun sequence genomic segment:
- the KRT18 gene encoding keratin, type I cytoskeletal 18, which yields MSFSRRTVYSSSVRSGGIGTAGIAPGRRFIPLGSAASVYAGAGGAGSRISVTRTLSSAGGAFGAGYGAGFGAGRGGSVFLGGSGTVANEKEAMQDLNDRLATYLEQVRRLEQENRRLETQIREFMARKGPSAHDWSPQWELIEELRDKILESTVENARTVLQIDNARLAADDFRVKFEAELAIRLSVDSDIAGLRKVLDDTNMTRLQLEGDIEALREELILLRKDHDQEVQDLRAQVSQSALTVEVDAPRSQDLGKVLGELRAQYDTLAQKNLEDLEKQWGQQITETTLEVTQSTKDLDMARGTVGALRRSLQTLEIDLEALRNQNAGLEAALAEAEARAGAHLAQVQLQVSAAEAELRDVRAQLQRQNEQHRELLGLKDRLEAEIATYRQLLEGGDGFSLRDALDKETTATTAGTGTTQRVVTETREVKVRTY from the exons CAGCTCCGTCCGCTCTGGCGGGATCGGGACCGCCGGGATCGCCCCCGGCCGCCGCTTCATCCCGCTGGGCAGCGCCGCGAGCGTGTACGCGGGAGCGGGGGGCGCGGGGTCCCGGATCTCCGTCACCCGCACCCTGAGCAGCGCCGGGGGGGCCTTCGGGGCCGGTTATGGGGCCGGTTTTGGGGCCGGCCGGGGGGGCAGCGTCTTCCTGGGGGGCTCCGGGACCGTGGCCAACGAGAAGGAGGCGATGCAGGACCTCAACGACCGCCTGGCCACGTACCTGGAGCAGGTGCGGCGACTGGAACAGGAGAACCGGCGCCTGGAGACCCAAATCCGGGAGTTTATGGCCCGAAAGGGGCCCAGTGCCCACGACTGGAGCCCCCAGTGGGAGCTGATAGAGGAGCTACGGGACAAG ATCCTGGAGAGCACGGTGGAGAATGCACGGACAGTGCTGCAGATTGACAACGCTCGGCTGGCAGCCGACGACTTCCGAGTCAA GTTTGAGGCGGAGCTGGCCATCCGGCTGTCGGTGGACAGCGACATCGCCGGGCTGCGGAAGGTCTTGGATGACACCAACATGACACGGCTGCAGCTCGAGGGGGACATCGAGGCCCTGCGTGAGGAGCTGATCCTGCTGCGCAAGGACCATGACCAG GAAGTGCAGGACCTGCGGGCGCAGGTCTCGCAGTCGGCGCTGACAGTGGAGGTGGACGCACCACGGTCGCAGGATTTAGGGAAGGTCCTGGGGGAGCTGCGGGCTCAGTATGACACCCTGGCCCAGAAAAATCTGGAGGACCTGGAGAAGCAGTGGGGGCAGCAG aTCACGGAGACCACCCTGGAGGTGACGCAGAGCACAAAGGACCTGGACATGGCGCGAGGCACTGTCGGGGCCCTGCGTCGCTCACTACAAACCCTTGAGATCGACCTTGAGGCCCTGCGCAACCAG AATGCAGGTCTGGAGGCAGCGCTGGCCGAGGCCGAGGCCCGGGCGGGGGCTCACCTGGCGCAGGTGCAGCTCCAGGTGAGCGCGGCCGAGGCAGAGCTGCGGGACGTGCGGGCGCAGCTCCAGCGGCAGAACGAGCAGCACCGGGAGCTGCTCGGTCTCAAGGACCGGCTCGAGGCCGAGATCGCGACATATCGGCAGCTGCTGGAGGGCGGCGACGGCTTCAG CCTGAGGGATGCCCTGGACAAGGAGACCACAGCCACCACGGCAGGGACGGGGACCACTCAGCGCGTGGTCACCGAGACCAGGGAGGTGAAAGTCCGCACATACTGA